Proteins encoded within one genomic window of Lysinibacillus sphaericus:
- a CDS encoding S8 family peptidase translates to MKQKLHLIPFQVNEVVEVVEVVPVGIELIAAPKVWENSKGKGITVAILDTGCDVTHPDLSGRIIGGWNFTHDDDGQPDRYIDYNGHGTHVAGTIAAINNYTGVVGVAPEANLLILKVLDKNGSGQYDWIINGINYAVEQRVDIISMSLGGSVDVPELHQAIQNAITNQILVVCAAGNEGDGQSSSNELAYPACYNEVISVGSINLQRRSSYFSNSNNEVDLVAPGEEILSTYLNGTYAKLSGTSMATPHISGALALIKENANRNFERNLTEAELYAQLIKRTIPLGNSPKLEGNGMLYLTTEEYLSDVFNQKLSGQALKI, encoded by the coding sequence ATGAAGCAAAAGTTACATTTAATTCCGTTTCAAGTGAATGAAGTGGTCGAAGTGGTCGAAGTGGTGCCAGTAGGTATTGAACTTATTGCAGCTCCAAAAGTTTGGGAGAATTCTAAAGGGAAGGGGATTACTGTAGCGATATTGGACACAGGCTGCGACGTCACCCATCCTGATTTGAGTGGGCGTATTATCGGTGGGTGGAATTTCACTCATGATGATGATGGACAACCTGATCGATACATCGATTATAATGGCCATGGAACCCATGTGGCTGGCACAATTGCTGCAATCAATAACTACACAGGAGTAGTTGGTGTTGCACCTGAGGCAAATTTATTGATTTTAAAAGTGCTTGATAAAAATGGATCAGGGCAATACGACTGGATCATAAATGGTATTAACTATGCAGTTGAACAAAGGGTGGATATCATCTCCATGAGCCTCGGAGGTTCTGTCGATGTACCTGAGTTACACCAAGCTATTCAAAACGCAATCACTAATCAAATACTAGTCGTTTGTGCTGCTGGTAATGAGGGAGATGGACAGAGTTCTTCAAATGAATTGGCCTACCCTGCCTGCTACAATGAAGTCATCAGTGTCGGTTCCATTAACCTGCAACGCAGATCTTCTTATTTTTCAAATTCGAATAATGAAGTCGACTTAGTAGCCCCTGGTGAAGAAATCCTTTCAACGTATTTAAACGGAACTTATGCAAAACTAAGCGGAACTTCGATGGCAACACCGCATATATCTGGTGCACTTGCACTCATAAAAGAGAATGCCAACAGAAACTTTGAGCGAAATCTGACAGAGGCTGAGCTGTATGCACAATTAATAAAAAGAACGATTCCTTTAGGAAACTCGCCAAAACTCGAAGGCAACGGCATGCTGTACTTAACAACAGAGGAATACTTATCGGATGTATTCAACCAAAAATTATCTGGACAGGCGTTGAAAATATAA
- a CDS encoding iron chaperone, with translation MEQNIPESIDEYILQYPQKIQEILKTIRKVIKESAPNAEEKISYRMPTFVLNGNLVHFAAYKNHIGFYPTSSGINNFQHELSGYKTSKGAVQFPIGKPIPYGLISQIVKFRVAENQSKVEEKIKKK, from the coding sequence ATGGAACAAAACATTCCTGAATCAATTGATGAATATATTTTACAATATCCTCAAAAGATTCAAGAAATATTAAAAACAATAAGAAAGGTTATAAAGGAATCAGCGCCAAATGCCGAAGAAAAAATAAGTTACCGGATGCCTACTTTTGTATTAAACGGAAATCTGGTACATTTTGCTGCATACAAAAACCATATAGGCTTCTACCCAACTTCAAGCGGGATTAATAATTTTCAGCATGAATTATCGGGATATAAAACCTCTAAAGGTGCAGTTCAATTCCCAATTGGAAAACCCATCCCTTATGGATTAATTAGTCAAATAGTAAAATTTAGGGTTGCTGAAAACCAAAGTAAAGTGGAAGAGAAAATAAAAAAGAAATAA
- a CDS encoding LysR family transcriptional regulator → MNLHSLRIFKTVAEFENVTKAAEYLCLSQPAVTIQIRHLEKELDVTLIQSKGRGIQLTKVGRILAKEAENLFSLETSIETKIANIKKQAAETIVIASTYLPATAILPPFISKYKDENEHIQFVLQSGNTKDMIHNLLNYKADIGIIVTENIDESNIVSKHWKDIEFYFVTHPKHKLANKEVTLDELVQYSFVMREEGSSTRKLFQSICHTQGVPFPKIGLVFNGLTESVQAVLSGYGITLSPSIAVKRYLDTNQLQRIYVKNIEIIRPVHVCTRLNMQPNTSSELFLDFLLNNK, encoded by the coding sequence ATGAATCTACACTCTTTAAGAATATTTAAAACGGTAGCTGAATTTGAAAATGTAACAAAGGCCGCAGAGTATCTATGTTTGAGTCAGCCAGCTGTAACGATACAAATTCGCCATTTAGAAAAAGAGCTTGATGTGACATTGATCCAATCGAAAGGTAGAGGAATTCAATTAACGAAAGTAGGACGCATTCTTGCAAAAGAGGCGGAAAACCTTTTTTCATTAGAAACCTCGATAGAAACAAAAATCGCGAATATAAAAAAACAAGCAGCTGAAACAATTGTCATTGCGTCGACCTATTTACCAGCTACAGCTATACTTCCACCATTCATTTCGAAGTATAAAGATGAAAATGAGCATATTCAATTTGTACTTCAATCAGGAAACACGAAAGACATGATTCATAATTTGCTAAATTATAAGGCAGATATAGGAATTATTGTTACTGAAAATATAGATGAGTCTAATATAGTAAGTAAACATTGGAAAGATATTGAGTTTTATTTCGTTACTCACCCAAAGCATAAATTAGCAAATAAAGAGGTCACTTTAGATGAACTTGTTCAATACTCATTTGTTATGAGAGAAGAAGGGAGTTCAACAAGAAAACTTTTCCAATCCATTTGTCATACTCAAGGTGTGCCATTTCCTAAAATAGGATTGGTTTTTAATGGATTAACGGAATCGGTTCAAGCAGTTCTTTCAGGTTATGGTATTACTTTATCTCCATCTATTGCTGTTAAAAGGTATTTAGATACTAATCAACTGCAGAGGATTTATGTGAAAAACATAGAAATTATACGCCCTGTACATGTATGCACACGATTAAACATGCAGCCAAATACTAGTTCTGAATTGTTTTTAGATTTTCTTTTAAATAACAAATAA
- a CDS encoding sulfite exporter TauE/SafE family protein produces the protein MRTLINLSMIFAGGVFLLLQINATTNIPFLSIIICIGMLGSFIGTLAGGGGLITLPAMLLLGIPIHFSIATNKFSSGIASLSSLIVLLKTKELNMKMMKSYIISSIIGGGFGALVTSILPEKWLNLIAICLLIFTFFVSIKSKKWYSELQANNTNLNNNRASKVMSFFIGMYDGGFGPGSSTFSILYFIKSKNTYVKATQMSRVLNFGSCFGAFIIFYQTGYLQWDYAIALGMGSIIGTQVALKIVSKIPLKIAKGLVTTILILLIVQVAWQFK, from the coding sequence ATGAGGACATTGATTAATCTTTCAATGATATTTGCAGGTGGGGTTTTTCTATTATTACAAATTAATGCTACAACAAACATCCCGTTTCTCAGTATCATTATTTGCATTGGCATGTTAGGTTCATTTATAGGGACACTTGCAGGAGGCGGGGGCTTAATTACGTTACCTGCAATGCTACTACTTGGAATTCCTATTCATTTTAGTATCGCAACAAATAAATTTTCTTCAGGAATCGCATCATTATCTAGTTTAATTGTTCTTCTAAAGACAAAAGAGTTGAATATGAAAATGATGAAATCCTACATTATTTCTTCGATTATCGGAGGAGGCTTTGGTGCGTTAGTTACGTCAATTCTTCCAGAGAAATGGCTAAATCTAATTGCAATTTGTTTGCTCATATTTACATTTTTTGTATCTATTAAAAGTAAGAAATGGTATAGCGAACTACAAGCAAATAATACAAACCTTAATAATAATCGTGCTTCTAAAGTGATGTCATTCTTTATTGGGATGTATGATGGTGGATTTGGTCCTGGGTCATCAACATTCAGTATTTTATACTTTATAAAATCTAAAAATACTTATGTAAAGGCAACACAAATGAGCAGAGTGTTAAATTTCGGTAGCTGTTTTGGGGCATTTATCATTTTTTATCAAACGGGTTATTTACAATGGGATTATGCAATTGCTTTGGGTATGGGATCTATCATTGGAACACAAGTTGCACTAAAAATTGTATCAAAAATACCTTTAAAAATTGCTAAAGGGTTAGTAACTACCATCCTAATTTTATTAATCGTTCAAGTAGCATGGCAATTTAAGTAG
- a CDS encoding DUF4085 family protein, whose amino-acid sequence MKYFTKEWHELCQKNNLHLHLEEEKQAETFSEEYFQQLYHIELNSWLTVQEEANLRLKSHENYEPFNKEKGIEQFHDIFIHNLMYLKKQLPETIVKQIADIRVFTLDKATRNVINAVTQFCEENYRIVTTVIEDYKRYIKENSTLLDIEIDGDFSFHDCKIIKSIKNDKSLKLLLDNKVSDTNIDEVIFENINIIKQDDLLEDSWWLYEEIYKVNDKYEFHVLLQNKTEDLIDFIISAEQISFISNKNNL is encoded by the coding sequence ATGAAATATTTTACTAAAGAATGGCATGAATTGTGTCAAAAAAATAATTTACATCTGCATTTAGAGGAAGAAAAGCAAGCTGAAACATTCTCAGAAGAATATTTTCAACAGCTTTACCACATTGAATTAAATAGTTGGCTTACTGTACAAGAAGAAGCTAATTTAAGATTAAAATCTCACGAAAACTATGAACCTTTTAATAAAGAAAAGGGAATAGAACAATTTCATGATATTTTCATACATAATCTTATGTATTTAAAAAAGCAATTACCAGAAACAATAGTAAAACAGATTGCAGATATAAGGGTGTTTACTTTAGATAAGGCAACTCGTAATGTAATAAATGCTGTAACTCAATTTTGCGAGGAAAATTACAGAATTGTAACCACAGTAATTGAAGATTACAAAAGATATATAAAAGAAAACTCAACATTACTGGATATAGAAATTGATGGGGATTTTAGCTTCCATGATTGCAAAATTATAAAATCAATTAAGAATGATAAATCCTTAAAATTACTCCTTGATAATAAAGTGAGTGATACAAATATAGATGAGGTCATATTTGAAAATATTAATATTATCAAACAGGATGATTTGTTAGAAGATTCATGGTGGCTGTATGAGGAAATATATAAAGTGAATGACAAATATGAATTTCACGTCTTGCTACAAAATAAAACGGAGGACTTAATTGATTTTATTATATCAGCTGAACAAATTTCCTTTATAAGTAATAAAAATAATCTTTGA
- a CDS encoding DUF2834 domain-containing protein, which produces MRKVYLLFAIIGTVFPYYFLVQFLNENGFDLGLLIDLLFANSISTFFAVDFFISCFVFIIFMFNESRKYNIKEKWICLLTLFTVGLSLALPLFLFFRQPYIKK; this is translated from the coding sequence ATGAGAAAAGTTTACTTGTTATTTGCTATTATTGGGACAGTATTTCCGTATTATTTTTTAGTGCAATTCTTGAACGAAAACGGATTTGATTTAGGGTTATTAATAGATTTATTATTTGCAAACTCGATATCGACCTTCTTCGCTGTTGACTTTTTTATTTCATGTTTTGTTTTTATCATCTTTATGTTTAATGAGTCGAGAAAGTATAACATTAAAGAAAAGTGGATATGTCTATTAACTTTGTTTACAGTTGGTTTATCATTGGCATTACCATTATTTTTGTTTTTCAGACAGCCATATATAAAGAAATAA
- a CDS encoding NADH-dependent flavin oxidoreductase, which produces MTTFLKPFTFHNGVTIRNRYLMAPMTTYSANADDTVSDAEITYYRERSYGVGAVITACAYVLPNGKGFPGQISAHSDEYILSLKRIADAIHDGGAKAILQIYHGGRQAVRDLVPNGDIVSASENVAADGGVARALTVEEIEEIVVAFGETTRRAIEAGFDGVEIHGANTYLLQQFFSGFTNKRTDRYGGSVENRMTFLLEIIESVNRAKAQYADDQFIVGYRFSPEEPEEDGITLDETVRLVDRLADEKLDYLHISLGDFRSEAHRYSGEKENRIKILKRIIDGRIPFIGVGSIYSPEDAKEAMETGADLLALGRELLIEAHWVEKVAAGEPVITEMDMSRDNNIPEPLMNMMKRNVGWVPGVK; this is translated from the coding sequence ATGACAACTTTTTTAAAACCATTTACTTTTCATAACGGCGTCACAATTCGTAATCGTTACTTAATGGCGCCAATGACCACTTACTCAGCAAATGCGGATGATACGGTATCAGATGCTGAGATTACATATTACCGTGAGCGCTCATATGGCGTCGGTGCGGTGATTACAGCATGTGCTTACGTACTTCCTAATGGGAAAGGCTTCCCAGGTCAAATTTCGGCACATAGCGATGAATATATTTTGAGCTTAAAACGTATTGCTGATGCGATTCACGACGGTGGCGCAAAAGCAATTTTACAAATATATCACGGCGGTCGCCAAGCAGTACGTGACCTTGTACCAAATGGCGATATCGTAAGTGCAAGTGAAAACGTTGCAGCAGATGGCGGTGTGGCACGTGCATTAACGGTAGAAGAAATTGAGGAAATCGTCGTAGCATTTGGTGAAACGACACGTCGCGCCATTGAAGCAGGATTTGACGGTGTGGAGATTCACGGTGCAAATACGTATCTATTACAACAATTCTTCTCAGGCTTTACAAATAAACGCACAGACCGTTATGGTGGCTCTGTTGAAAACCGTATGACATTCTTATTAGAAATTATCGAAAGTGTAAACCGCGCCAAAGCGCAATATGCTGATGATCAATTTATCGTTGGTTATCGTTTTAGCCCAGAAGAGCCTGAAGAAGACGGCATCACGCTAGATGAAACGGTTCGACTTGTAGATCGTTTAGCAGATGAAAAGCTCGATTACTTGCACATTTCATTAGGTGATTTCCGCTCAGAAGCACATCGTTATAGCGGCGAAAAAGAAAACCGTATTAAAATTTTAAAACGCATCATTGACGGTCGAATACCGTTTATCGGCGTTGGTTCAATTTATTCACCAGAAGATGCGAAAGAAGCAATGGAAACAGGTGCTGATTTACTTGCACTTGGTCGTGAGCTTTTAATTGAAGCGCACTGGGTGGAAAAAGTAGCCGCTGGTGAACCCGTTATTACGGAAATGGATATGAGCCGTGATAATAACATTCCAGAGCCCCTAATGAACATGATGAAACGTAATGTAGGTTGGGTCCCTGGCGTAAAATAA
- a CDS encoding stalk domain-containing protein has protein sequence MKKSTVILSVFILLFTFSMGAYAATKYNFTFDGNKKSIDVQLINNKAYVPLNEVTELFGGKVTYDSKSKTYAVTSNSSKTPTTQSELSKTINGVTVNIDKVIQDSDSLKVYLTYINNSNDKINTSVSLSRIVANGKQYSYKHDFNFDRWYKKDVPHADSYIEPGVTAENVIFFEPVNADSINIALTANWEDYKFNNVKITK, from the coding sequence TTGAAAAAATCAACAGTTATATTGAGTGTATTCATTTTACTATTTACGTTTAGTATGGGTGCTTACGCTGCCACTAAGTACAATTTCACTTTCGACGGCAACAAAAAATCTATCGATGTACAGTTAATTAATAACAAGGCTTATGTACCACTAAATGAAGTTACAGAACTATTTGGAGGGAAAGTAACTTACGATAGCAAATCTAAAACATATGCTGTTACATCCAATTCTAGTAAAACTCCTACTACCCAATCGGAATTATCAAAAACGATTAATGGTGTTACGGTGAATATTGACAAAGTCATTCAAGATTCAGATTCTCTAAAAGTATATTTAACGTATATTAATAACTCAAATGATAAAATAAACACTAGCGTTTCTTTATCTAGAATAGTGGCAAATGGCAAGCAATACAGTTACAAACATGATTTCAATTTTGATAGATGGTATAAAAAAGATGTTCCTCATGCTGATTCATATATTGAACCAGGTGTAACTGCCGAAAATGTAATTTTCTTTGAACCTGTCAATGCTGATTCCATTAATATTGCCCTAACTGCTAACTGGGAAGATTACAAATTTAATAATGTAAAGATTACAAAATAA
- a CDS encoding ankyrin repeat domain-containing protein, producing the protein MGRKRKTLPKNFEELIEIGDLSALKEVFLQCELDAHGGYSKSTALSFFKVPNDLVRWLVEQGADINARDRYGRTALHKQAMSWCGNIELLLELGAAIEALDYQNETPLFAAAESFNPNAVYTLVGKGANLSAENKMKQTPLEKALATCRNIDIVNMAKVAEILLNAGVTVTQDMQKAIKRIGNDFEFHRDNFNKEYLNQTDEALYRLYQLFAVSPVGKRKTHDGSSLITVSSNGWQAQHNELWGLLIPSQGYANTIQGEVIRITGKVAYEILDNGGINWDNQYRKMLHSLGHYFRLGTPLNPATLQEAETLVKELHKGNSSDEPARLCELAVHWVLSNPNPMRLEQPDYKR; encoded by the coding sequence ATGGGCAGGAAGCGAAAAACCTTACCGAAAAATTTCGAGGAACTCATTGAAATAGGCGATCTATCAGCGTTAAAAGAGGTATTTTTACAATGTGAATTAGATGCTCATGGTGGTTACAGTAAATCAACAGCTTTAAGTTTTTTTAAAGTACCGAATGATTTGGTTCGCTGGCTTGTGGAGCAGGGGGCTGATATTAATGCGCGTGATCGTTACGGAAGAACGGCTCTACATAAACAGGCAATGAGTTGGTGCGGAAATATTGAATTGTTACTTGAGTTGGGTGCAGCGATAGAAGCACTGGATTATCAAAATGAGACACCTTTATTTGCAGCGGCAGAGTCATTTAATCCAAATGCAGTTTACACATTAGTTGGCAAAGGCGCAAATCTTAGCGCAGAAAACAAGATGAAACAAACCCCTTTAGAAAAAGCTTTGGCAACCTGTAGAAACATAGATATCGTCAATATGGCAAAGGTTGCAGAAATTTTGCTAAACGCTGGCGTGACTGTAACGCAGGATATGCAAAAAGCTATTAAGCGAATTGGCAACGATTTTGAATTTCACCGAGATAACTTTAATAAGGAATATTTGAATCAAACGGATGAGGCACTTTACCGTCTATATCAGCTATTTGCTGTTTCCCCAGTCGGAAAACGAAAGACGCATGATGGCAGCTCTCTAATTACAGTATCTTCAAATGGTTGGCAGGCGCAGCATAATGAACTATGGGGTTTACTCATTCCTTCACAAGGCTATGCGAACACCATACAGGGTGAGGTAATTCGTATTACTGGTAAAGTCGCTTATGAAATTTTAGATAACGGTGGCATTAACTGGGATAATCAATATCGAAAGATGCTCCACAGTTTGGGTCATTATTTTCGTCTGGGCACGCCATTAAACCCAGCGACTTTGCAAGAGGCTGAAACATTAGTGAAAGAACTTCACAAGGGTAATAGTAGTGATGAACCTGCGAGACTGTGTGAATTAGCTGTGCATTGGGTACTTAGCAATCCGAATCCAATGAGGTTGGAACAGCCAGATTATAAGCGATAA
- a CDS encoding DUF4303 domain-containing protein, with protein sequence MSYDVHIGRLISGRRELEGKGSYLLCTANQTIQEITTFGSKDGIFISTRDLENALYDFCKSAIARYIEEGRNKDVYTFSLYTDSYNGSYIVYINNRDSLEQTVAQYYAQYQESYLETGSKFYNQTLEQIYRSCKFSEGDYPFMYDEMPNGLETYLEMFNCISQETPAYLSNDENYIFEKTIIDSELFLIAIQVIHRLQNDLKQLNRTEDFIAYVSAADGVGGDYLTLSQLIRKTVPEDQLYQSMPDLMKKDMEFHSAVDAIQQRPLVQQVKHWVDVIERGEFGKGSMRSFWRTDYEAYEQLVGLGGHAIPHIQEHLNSELEDDTRRILMVVLEDLAEQAARL encoded by the coding sequence ATGAGTTATGATGTTCATATCGGAAGGTTAATCAGTGGGAGAAGAGAATTAGAAGGTAAGGGTAGTTATCTGCTATGTACGGCCAATCAAACGATTCAAGAAATAACGACATTTGGTTCTAAAGATGGGATATTCATTAGTACGCGTGATTTGGAGAATGCCCTTTACGACTTCTGCAAATCTGCAATTGCTCGCTATATAGAAGAAGGACGAAACAAGGATGTGTATACTTTCTCACTCTATACGGATAGCTATAATGGCAGCTATATAGTGTACATTAATAATCGGGATTCTTTAGAGCAAACGGTTGCTCAATACTACGCACAATATCAAGAAAGTTACTTGGAAACTGGTAGCAAGTTTTACAATCAAACTCTAGAGCAAATCTATCGCTCCTGTAAATTTAGTGAAGGCGATTATCCCTTTATGTACGACGAGATGCCGAATGGTCTTGAAACCTATCTTGAAATGTTCAACTGTATTAGTCAAGAAACACCCGCGTATTTAAGCAATGACGAGAACTACATATTTGAGAAGACCATAATAGATTCAGAGCTCTTTTTAATTGCCATCCAAGTTATTCATCGATTGCAAAATGACCTAAAGCAATTGAACCGTACGGAGGACTTTATTGCCTACGTGTCAGCCGCGGATGGCGTTGGTGGTGATTATTTGACATTAAGCCAGCTCATAAGAAAAACTGTACCCGAAGACCAATTGTATCAATCAATGCCTGACTTAATGAAGAAAGATATGGAATTCCATTCTGCTGTCGATGCTATACAGCAACGTCCCCTTGTTCAACAAGTAAAACATTGGGTAGATGTAATCGAAAGAGGAGAATTTGGTAAAGGTAGCATGCGAAGCTTCTGGCGAACAGATTATGAGGCTTATGAACAACTTGTGGGGCTTGGAGGTCACGCCATCCCACATATTCAAGAGCATCTAAACAGTGAACTTGAAGATGATACTAGGCGTATTCTAATGGTGGTATTAGAAGATCTGGCAGAACAAGCTGCTCGCTTATAA
- a CDS encoding DUF4274 domain-containing protein: MRWKEVSKTDNLSLVHQAAMELDVNERDERGRTPLMLFLTNRMPVQAIEILIEHGAELEAQDKLGETPLKKAVKFKQVDAILKLIEAGAELDSPLGILATAWNAARTDKKLADLLLATKGAVRLSLTMEEQSIVEELLYEESQNKLCEKIAHINSLEILHAIVNGYNWDDGPEPMLSVFQNPATSEITLLDMYDLLDGDYWMNKRDSHDLLNTDEEKRFTELAVALYKRLEQCRH, encoded by the coding sequence TTGCGTTGGAAGGAAGTTAGCAAGACAGATAATCTGTCACTTGTCCACCAGGCAGCAATGGAACTGGATGTGAATGAACGGGACGAGCGCGGGAGGACACCGCTGATGCTTTTTTTAACTAATCGAATGCCTGTACAAGCAATTGAAATATTAATAGAGCACGGAGCAGAACTTGAAGCACAAGATAAACTTGGTGAAACGCCACTTAAAAAAGCTGTAAAGTTCAAGCAAGTGGATGCTATATTGAAGCTGATCGAAGCGGGAGCCGAACTAGATTCGCCACTGGGTATTTTAGCGACGGCTTGGAATGCAGCGCGTACAGATAAAAAGCTTGCTGACCTTCTGCTTGCAACAAAAGGAGCGGTTCGCCTTTCGTTGACAATGGAAGAACAAAGCATTGTTGAGGAGCTGTTGTATGAAGAGTCACAAAACAAACTATGCGAGAAAATAGCACACATTAATTCGCTAGAAATATTACATGCCATTGTGAACGGATATAACTGGGATGATGGTCCGGAACCGATGCTATCCGTTTTTCAAAATCCAGCAACGTCAGAAATTACACTTCTTGATATGTATGATTTGTTAGATGGGGATTACTGGATGAACAAGAGGGATTCACATGATTTATTAAACACAGATGAGGAGAAGCGCTTTACGGAGCTTGCTGTTGCACTGTATAAAAGATTAGAGCAGTGCCGTCACTAA
- a CDS encoding SMI1/KNR4 family protein, whose translation MEQKLINQLNEWHEVDEHQRIVDTLLAIPEEERDDELISILARAYNNLGLYEEALNHFSKISEAGKQDALWHYRVGFAFYYLKRYEEAAQAFSMSDQLDSGDRSTEYFLRQSTLKAKKQKSEEFRLAQKKAYSERGGSVEKRIPFSEMSLSAFWEDSEYARKSYQSEPPSDELIASIEKELGYKLPASYIYLMKQHNGGVPRNTCFPTDMATSWAEDHIAITGIMGIGREKSYSLCGDLGSPFMIEEWGYPDIGVVICDCPSAGHDVVMLDYRACGRDGEPEVIHVDQEDDYEITFLADNFEAFIKGLVNEEHYDTSEEDKEEALTKVAHGKFSPLLEELCSRVTEVEQVEQKIRSICTHIVEEKGHFSFHADQLSYTMYDVQFWLYTKSYPETSYDQYIEAYQNIIAFGNEFGLGGYAPSFITDWLNQRLNEGLIVQEHGIIRFSNMLAEEVIHKLNAYYNAKRLEHN comes from the coding sequence ATGGAACAAAAGCTTATAAATCAATTGAACGAGTGGCATGAAGTAGACGAACATCAACGAATTGTCGATACCCTTTTAGCAATTCCTGAAGAAGAACGAGACGATGAATTGATTAGCATTTTAGCTAGAGCCTATAACAATTTGGGTCTTTACGAAGAAGCGCTCAATCATTTTAGTAAAATTTCTGAGGCAGGTAAACAAGATGCGCTATGGCATTATCGGGTAGGCTTTGCTTTCTATTATTTAAAGCGCTATGAGGAAGCAGCTCAAGCTTTTAGCATGTCTGACCAATTAGATTCCGGAGATCGCAGCACCGAGTATTTTTTAAGACAGAGTACCCTTAAAGCCAAGAAGCAAAAAAGTGAAGAATTTCGACTTGCCCAGAAGAAAGCTTACTCCGAGCGTGGTGGCTCCGTAGAAAAGAGGATTCCTTTTTCAGAGATGTCTCTCAGTGCATTTTGGGAAGATAGCGAGTATGCAAGAAAATCCTATCAATCAGAGCCACCGTCAGATGAATTAATTGCCTCTATAGAGAAAGAGCTTGGTTATAAACTCCCCGCTTCGTATATTTATTTAATGAAGCAACACAATGGCGGAGTACCGAGGAATACTTGCTTTCCAACAGATATGGCAACTTCCTGGGCGGAAGATCATATTGCCATTACAGGTATTATGGGTATTGGACGTGAGAAAAGCTATTCCCTATGCGGAGATTTGGGCAGTCCGTTTATGATAGAGGAATGGGGATATCCAGACATTGGAGTAGTTATTTGTGATTGTCCTTCAGCCGGGCATGATGTCGTGATGTTAGACTATCGAGCATGTGGTCGAGATGGTGAACCTGAAGTGATTCATGTCGATCAAGAAGATGATTATGAGATTACGTTCCTTGCCGATAATTTTGAAGCGTTTATCAAAGGCTTAGTGAATGAAGAACACTATGATACTTCTGAAGAAGACAAAGAAGAAGCCTTGACTAAAGTAGCGCATGGGAAGTTTTCTCCTCTGCTGGAGGAGCTGTGCTCTCGTGTAACAGAGGTGGAACAAGTGGAACAGAAAATCCGTAGCATATGTACACATATTGTCGAAGAGAAAGGCCATTTTAGTTTTCATGCAGATCAATTATCCTATACCATGTATGATGTGCAATTTTGGTTATATACGAAGTCGTATCCTGAAACTAGTTACGACCAATATATAGAAGCTTATCAAAACATCATCGCATTTGGCAATGAGTTCGGTCTAGGTGGGTATGCGCCTTCCTTTATTACAGATTGGCTCAATCAACGCCTCAATGAAGGGCTGATTGTACAAGAACATGGAATTATTCGCTTTAGCAATATGTTAGCAGAGGAAGTCATCCATAAATTAAATGCTTACTATAATGCAAAGAGGCTGGAACATAACTAA
- a CDS encoding HsmA family protein, giving the protein MLIMATIFITAALIFYTVGVWSEKFQKTLKLWHVIIFWIGFICDTLGTTMMEKMATEGSLFSFHGVTGLLAIVLMLFHAIWASIVLVKNDSKMKQKFHKLSMVVWFIWLFPYISGMIFGMINKF; this is encoded by the coding sequence ATGTTAATAATGGCTACAATATTTATTACAGCAGCACTAATTTTTTATACAGTAGGAGTATGGTCAGAAAAATTTCAAAAAACATTAAAATTGTGGCATGTGATTATTTTTTGGATAGGCTTCATATGCGATACGCTTGGAACGACCATGATGGAAAAAATGGCTACAGAAGGATCTTTATTTAGCTTTCATGGCGTAACAGGTTTATTAGCTATTGTGTTAATGTTATTTCATGCCATTTGGGCTTCTATTGTGTTGGTGAAAAATGACTCTAAAATGAAGCAAAAGTTCCATAAGTTAAGCATGGTGGTATGGTTCATCTGGTTGTTTCCTTATATATCTGGAATGATATTTGGGATGATTAATAAATTTTAA